One genomic window of Quercus robur chromosome 6, dhQueRobu3.1, whole genome shotgun sequence includes the following:
- the LOC126690583 gene encoding alpha-mannosidase isoform X1, producing the protein MRHLFGRLAFSFFVCVVFLCLSLYGSASGSYVKYNTGGGIVEGKLNVHLVPHSHDDVGWLKTIDQYYVGSNNSIQGACVENVLDSVVESLLRDPKRKFVFAEMAFFTRWWVEQSVETHETVRKLVDSGQLEFINGGWSMHDEATCHYIDMIDQTTLGHRFIKEQFNYIPRAGWQIDPFGHSAVQAYLLGAELGFDSVHFARIDYQDRAKRKNDKSLEVIWRGSKTFGSSSQIFTNAFPVHYSPPSGFHFEVNDDYVPVQDNPLLYDYNVEKRVNDFINNATFQANVTRTNHIMWTMGDDFRYQYAESWFKQMDKFIHYVNKDGRVNALYSTPSVYTKAKNAANESWPLKTNDYFPYADRANAYWTGFFTSRPALKRYVRILSGYYLAARQIEYLAGKRSKGPNTGSLADALGIVQHHDAVSGTAKQHTTNDYEKRLAFGASETEAVVNVALSCLANNKSRDQCTTPASVFTQCQLLNISYCPPTEEDTPEGKSLVVVAYNPLGWNRTDIIKIPVNDANLVVQDSSGNTIEAQYVALDHVTANLRIFYTKAYLGQSPKQIPKYWLLFQASVPPLGWNTYFISNASGKGEMRNGFLSTMDTPQNETIEIGPGNLKMSFSSISGQLKRIYNTKTGVDVPAQQSYLWYASSPGYVDPQASGAYIFRPSGPPNNVARSVPLKVIRGPLVDEVHQQFNSWIYQVTKLYRDKEHAEVEFTIGPIPVDDSVGKEVITRMTTNMVTNKVFYTDSNGRDFLERIRNYRADWPLSVNQPVAGNYYPLNLGIYTRDNKSELSVLVDRATGGASIKDGEIELMLHRRTIYDDSRGVGEALDESVCVDESCEGLTVRGNYYVSINQVGAGARWRRTTGQEVYSPLLLAFTHEKLEDWKASHLTKATAIDPNYSLPLNVALITLQELDDGSVLLRLAHLYEVGEDAEYSTLANVELKKIFAGKTIKEVKEMSLSTNQEKSEMKRMTWRVEGDSRTEPNPIRGGPINNSTLVVELGPMEIRTFLLKF; encoded by the exons ATGAGACATCTATTTGGTCGTTtagctttctctttttttgtgtgtgtagtGTTTCTCTGTCTTAGTTTGTATGGGAGTGCTAGTGGCAGTTATGTGAAGTACAACACTGGTGGTGGTATTGTGGAAGGCAAACTGAATGTTCATCTGGTTCCACATTCCCATGATGATGTGGGATGGTTGAAAACAATTGATCAGTACTATGTTGGATCAAATAACAGTATCCAG GGGGCTTGTGTGGAGAATGTGCTGGACTCAGTTGTCGAATCGTTGCTACGTGATCCAAAGAGGAAGTTTGTGTTTGCAGAGATG GCTTTTTTCACTCGATGGTGGGTAGAGCAAAGTGTGGAAACACATGAAACAGTGAGAAAACTTGTAGATTCTGGACAATTGGAATTCAT AAATGGTGGTTGGAGTATGCACGATGAAGCAACATGCCATTATATAGACATGATTGACCAAACAACTCTAGGTCATCGCTTCATAAAGGAGCAATTCAATTATATTCCTCGTGCTGGATGGCAAATTGATCCATTTGGACATTCTGCTGTTCAAGCTTACCTACTTGGGGCTGAG CTTGGGTTCGATTCTGTACATTTTGCAAGGATAGATTATCAAGACAGAGCAAAACGCAAGAATGACAAATCTCTTGAAGTTATATGGCGTGGGTCCAAAACTTTTGGTTCATCATCTCAG ATTTTCACCAATGCCTTTCCTGTTCATTATAGTCCTCCATCTGGTTTCCATTTTGAAGTCAATGATGACTATGTGCCCGTCCAG GATAATCCTTTACTATATGACTACAACGTTGAAAAGCGAgttaatgattttattaataatgCCACATTCCAG GCAAATGTGACACGGACAAACCATATCATGTGGACAATGGGTGATGATTTTCGGTACCAATATGCTGAGTCTTGGTTCAAGCAAATGGACAAGTTTATTCACTATGTTAACAAG GATGGTCGAGTTAATGCCTTGTATTCTACACCATCTGTCTATACTAAGGCAAAAAATGCAGCAAATGAATCATGGCCACTGAAAACCAATGATTATTTCCC ATATGCAGACAGGGCAAATGCATATTGGACTGGCTTTTTCACTAGTCGCCCAGCCTTGAAGCGATATGTCCGAATTCTGAGTGGATATTATTTG GCAGCACGACAAATTGAATATTTGGCTGGAAAGAGATCAAAAGGTCCCAACACTGGCAGCTTGGCAGATGCTTTAGGGATTGTTCAGCATCATGATGCCGTCTCTGGCACTGCTAAACAACATACAACCAATGACTATGAAAAACGCTTGGCTTTTGGAGCCTCTGAG ACAGAAGCTGTAGTTAATGTTGCCCTATCTTGCCTTGCTAACAACAAATCAAGAGATCAATGTACGACGCCTGCATCTGTGTTTACTCAG TGTCAATTACTCAATATCAGTTACTGCCCACCAACAGAAGAAGATACTCCAGAAGGGAAGAGTTTG GTTGTAGTGGCATATAATCCCCTTGGATGGAACCGTACAGACATTATTAAGATACCA GTTAACGATGCCAATCTTGTTGTCCAAGATTCTTCTGGCAATACCATTGAGGCACAATATGTAGCTTTAGATCACGTTACAGCCAACTTAAGAATCTTTTATACAAAGGCCTACTTGGGGCAGTCACCAAAACAAATACCTAAATACTGGCTTCTCTTTCAAGCATCTGTGCCGCCACTTGGTTGGAACACTTACTTCATTTCTAATGCATCCGGGAAAG GGGAAATGAGAAATGGATTTCTTTCAACGATGGACACTCCACAGAATGAGACCATTGAAATTGGACCTGGGAATCTAAAGATGTCCTTTTCTTCGATTTCTGGTCAACTCAAACGTATTTACAATACTAAAACAGGG GTCGATGTACCAGCACAACAGAGTTATCTCTGGTATGCTTCAAGCCCAGGTTATGTCGATCCCCAG GCTTCTGGTGCATATATTTTCCGGCCTAGTGGCCCTCCCAATAATGTTGCAAGATCA GTGCCCTTGAAGGTCATTCGTGGACCATTGGTTGATGAGGTTCATCAACAGTTTAATTCATGGATATACCAG GTCACCAAACTTTACAGAGACAAGGAGCATGCAGAAGTTGAATTCACT ATTGGTCCAATTCCTGTGGATGATAGTGTTGGTAAAGAGGTCATCACGCGAATGACAACAAATATGGTCACTAACAAGGTGTTTTATACTGATTCTAATGGAAGAGATTTTCTAGAGCGG ATTCGTAATTATAGAGCAGATTGGCCACTTTCAGTTAATCAACCTGTAGCAGGAAACTACTATCCA cTTAATCTTGGAATTTATACCAGGGATAATAAATCTGAATTATCAGTCTTGGTTGACCGTGCAACTGGTGGAGCCAGCATTAAAGATGGAGAAATAGAGCTAATGCTCCATAg GCGTACAATCTATGATGACTCTAGAGGAGTGGGTGAAGCATTGGATGAAAGTGTGTGCGTTGATGAATCATGTGAAGGATTAACG GTTCGTGGAAATTATTATGTAAGCATTAACCAGGTAGGGGCTGGAGCACGCTGGCGCCGAACAACTGGCCAAGAAGTGTACTCGCCTCTTCTTTTAGCTTTCACACATGAG AAGTTGGAGGACTGGAAAGCATCTCATTTGACAAAAGCAACGGCCATTGATCCAAACTACAGCTTACCTCTCAATGTTGCTTTGATTACTCTTCAG GAGTTGGATGATGGAAGTGTGCTCCTCCGTCTGGCTCATTTATACGAG GTGGGTGAAGATGCTGAATATTCAACACTAGCCAATGTTGAACTGAAGAAGATTTTTGCTGGGAAAACG ataaAGGAGGTGAAGGAAATGAGCTTATCAACAAACCAAGAGAAGTCAGAAATGAAGAGGATGACATGGAGAGTTGAAGGGGACAGCAGAACGGAACCTAACCCAATTAGAGGCGGTCCAATCAACAATTCAACTCTTGTTGTTGAGCTTGGTCCTATGGAGATTCGtacttttttgttgaaattttag